A single region of the Hylaeus volcanicus isolate JK05 chromosome 5, UHH_iyHylVolc1.0_haploid, whole genome shotgun sequence genome encodes:
- the LOC128876610 gene encoding rho GTPase-activating protein 39 translates to MASDGRMEWVEIIDPRTREHMYANLTTGECVWDPPLGVPVKKTDNNQWWELFDQNTSRFYYYNATSQQTVWHRPSDCDIIPLAKLQTLKQNTEPASSSGINIQKSTEPRKKESVSTQTQTPSVSRSTRFSHQESSNLSSSLQSGSVNKTRTTGVGVDIQTSPPSPSPSSRRHHHHHHHHNNRHHRHHEVPTARRQHNHSQDSGRSSDSSVSHSRTSLESTGYRLLDSPHRHHHRPAPQTPTNQAQSSPRQHSGTLEARGHKSGTLESVKNQKSVPLGEPPPLGLSLSTSTPLFKKKTFIDSQREGRAGNLELEKNKNGRESSRGSYGPEPSTSPYRDSLMESRIFRQEMPPYRPPEVQLSHSYKSQGEKYGSLVESSNRYHREREIHHRERVNSLDKTNSSAFYPSSMHPRNMNKQDNTGSIGRRHHGCSVSLSEANVRDMYGGILVERNEPSKSLIRGTGILSNASKQRSLEVVERERERERDREKEYRRNTACNNSLDCGLQPLARSYSFVQQQKQQQKLQQLHQQQSRRRDRDDDSMHERYLISQSHEQPRQRLSSNTSSSNSSNSSSNSAVGEETEGLTEGDDGKKKKSNGNPSPPPSPFYGNLLSDPDHLLPLQQYILQQAKLSGCYKFGDPLFVEEGDDSLDEEGGRGEGIGGRGDYDSDDQFADDEAASNQGDSSSQEYLEDHYADLGNYDAAGLATYYNTADTLTRPQVRPPSPPNIASHTEARDSVTTTRQATLPVSTISSVPTIGIVDNTDIDEARRNDSAGGGDIEKYAQDNLNLNCGRPKGLRLLFRKKFSVRDILSWSKDPIPQPMLVVVDGEKLLKREACNLFRLVQVYMGDRKANMGMTLDTVAMDIVNTAFSKPPLRDELYVQICRQTTENPRKESLRRGWELMAVCLAFVPPSATFEPYLEGYMNRHRDPNFQFPEVAKWPIHVQVSHYATVACRRLQRIGAHGKRQPRKATIEDIDQARIQIFRASMFGATLSEVMALQRDRFPNRELPWIQTTLTRQVLARGGILTEGIFRVSADADEVSALKACLDRFEDGTILAASQDAHAPASLLKLWVRELYEPLIPDSFYTECVSMRHDDAEVSAANVAALVDRLPDLNRRVLCHLIRFLQIFARPEVVVRTKMDANNLAMVMAPNILRCTSQDPRVILENARKEMAFVRTLIESLGTAWVDDLH, encoded by the exons ATGGCATCCGACGG TAGAATGGAATGGGTGGAAATTATAGACCCTCGCACCAGAGAGCATATGTATGCCAATCTTACAACCGGAGAGTGCGTATGGGATCCTCCACTTGGTGTACCAGT GAAAAAAACAGATAACAATCAGTGGTGGGAATTATTTGATCAGAATACCTCAcgcttttattattataatgcaACTTCCCAACAAACCGTGTGGCACCGTCCAAGTGATTGTGACATCATACCTTTAGCAAAGCTTCAG ACATTAAAACAGAACACAGAGCCAGCGAGCAGCAGTGGAatcaatattcaaaaatcaaCTGAGccaagaaagaaagaatctGTGTCAACACAGACGCAAACGCCTTCTGTTAGTCGATCAACGCGGTTTAGTCATCAGGAAAGTTCTAATTTGTCTTCTTCATTA CAAAGCGGTAGTGTAAATAAAACACGTACAACTGGTGTCGGTGTAGATATTCAAACGTCTCCTCCTTCACCATCGCCATCTTCAAGACGACATCATCATCACCATCATCACCATAACAACAGGCATCATAGGCATCATGAAGTACCCACTGCACGCCGTCAACATAATCATTCTCAGGACTCCGGACGTTCCAGCGACAGTTCTGTTTCTCACAGTCGAACGTCTTTGGAATCGACTGGGTATCGATTATTGGATTCTCCACACCGTCATCATCATCGCCCTGCTCCTCAAACGCCAACAAATCAAGCACAATCTTCCCCCAGACAACACAGTGGTACTTTGGAAGCCAGAGGACATAAAAGTGGAACCTTGGAAAGTGTAAAGAATCAGAAGTCGGTTCCGTTAGGTGAACCACCGCCGTTAGGTTTATCACTTTCGACGAGTACTCctctttttaagaaaaagacATTCATCGACTCGCAACGCGAGGGCAGGGCAGGGAATTTAGAATTggagaagaataaaaatg GTAGAGAAAGTAGTAGAGGTTCTTATGGTCCTGAACCAAGCACTTCGCCATATCGTGATTCGTTGATGGAATCTAGAATATTCAGGCAGGAAATGCCTCCGTACCGTCCGCCAGAAGTTCAATTGAGTCATAGTTATAAATCGCAGGGTGAGAAATATGGCTCCCTGGTGGAAAGTAGTAACCGTTATCATAGGGAAAGGGAGATTCATCATAGAGAGAGAGTAAATAGTTTGGACAAAACGAACTCATCAGCCTTTTATCCAAGTTCCATGCATCCGCGTAATATGAATAAGCAAGATAATACTGGTAGTATAGGAAGAAGGCATCATGGATGCTCGGTGTCTCTTTCGGAAGCGAACGTTAGAGACATGTATGGTGGGATATTAGTGGAGAGGAACGAACCGTCTAAAAGCCTCATAAGGGGTACAGGTATCCTAAGTAATGCATCGAAACAAAGAAGCCTTGAGGTTgtagaaagagagagagagcgtgAACGTGATAGAGAAAAAGAGTATAGAAGAAATACAGCATGTAATAATTCGTTGGACT gTGGGTTGCAACCGTTAGCTCGCAGTTACAGTTTTGTACAACAACAAAAGCAGCAACAAAAGCTGCAGCAACTACATCAACAACAATCAAGAAGGAGAGATAGAGACGATGACTCCATGCACGAGCGTTATTTAATAAGTCAAAGTCACGAGCAACCTAGACAAAGACTTAGCAGTAACACTAGCAGTAGCAATAGTAGTAACAGTAGCAGTAATAGTGCCGTAGGCGAAGAAACAGAAGGACTTACGGAAGGGGACGACggcaaaaagaagaaaagtaatGGTAATCCGAGTCCGCCTCCGTCTCCGTTTTATGGAAATCTGTTATCCGACCCAGATCACTTGTTGCCACTTCAGCAATATATTCTCCAACAAGCAAAACTCTCAG gTTGTTACAAGTTCGGAGATCCTTTGTTTGTAGAAGAAGGTGATGATTCCTTAGACGAAGAAGGTGGGAGAGGTGAAGGAATTGGCGGAAGAGGCGATTACGATTCCGACGATCAGTTCGCGGATGACGAGGCAGCGAGCAACCAAGGTGACTCTTCTAGCCAAGAGTACCTTGAAGATCACTATGCAG ATTTGGGTAATTACGATGCGGCAGGCTTAGCGACTTATTATAACACTGCTGATACGCTCACAAGGCCGCAAGTACGACCTCCGTCGCCGCCAAATATCGCTTCGCATACAGAGGCGCGTGATAGTGTGACGACTACGAGACAAGCAACACTTCCAGTATCTACTATAAGTTCTGTTCCTACCATTGGTATCGTTGATAACACCGACATCGACGAAGCAAGGCGAAACGACAGCGCAGGCGGCGGTGATATAGAGAAATACGCACAAGACAATCTTAATTTGAATTGTGGTAGACCGAAGGGACTGAGATTATTGTTTCGGAAAAAGTTCAGCGTTCGAGACATTCTCAGCTGGTCGAAAGACCCTATACCACAACCTATGCTTGTAGTTGTGGATGGTGAGAAATTACTCAAGCGAGAAGCTTGCAATTTGTTTAGATTGGTACAAGTGTACATGGGTGATCGGAAAGCTAACATGGGAATGACATTAGACACCGTAGCCATGGACATTGTAAATACTGCATTCTCAAAGCCACCGTTGCGGGATGAATTGTATGTCCAGATCTGTAGACAAACTACAGAGAATCCACGGAAGGAAAGTTTACGCCGAGGTTGGGAATTGATGGCTGTGTGTTTGGCTTTCGTGCCACCTAGTGCGACATTTGAGCCTTACCTCGAGGGGTACATGAACAGACACCGTGATCCCAATTTTCAATTCCCGGAAGTAGCCAAGTGGCCAATTCATGTACAAGTTAGTCATTACGCAACCGTCGCCTGCCGACGCCTACAACGAATTGGAGCACACGGCAAACGACAACCCCGCAAAGCTACCATAGAAGACATTGATCAAGCAAGA attcaaatttttcggGCATCCATGTTCGGTGCAACGCTTTCAGAGGTGATGGCTTTGCAAAGAGACAGATTCCCAAACCGAGAGTTACCATGGATACAAACTACATTAACGCGCCAAGTGTTGGCGCGAGGCGGTATCCTAACCGAGGGTATTTTCAGAGTATCCGCGGATGCGGATGAAGTGAGCGCTTTGAAAGCATGCTTGGACAGGTTCGAGGATGGTACAATTTTGGCAGCTTCTCAGGATGCACACGCGCCTGCttctttattgaaattatggGTTCGAGAGCTCTACGAACCTCTGATACCTGATTCCTTTTACACGGAGTGCGTATCGATGAGACACGATGACGCTGAAGTTTCTGCAGCTAATGTTGCCGCGCTTGTAGACCGACTACCTGATTTGAACCGTCGAGTTCTGTGCCACCTAATACGGTTTCTACAG ATATTCGCGAGACCTGAAGTGGTTGTTCGTACTAAAATGGACGCAAACAATTTAGCAATGGTGATGGCACCAAATATATTGCGGTGTACCTCTCAAGATCCCCGCGTGATTTTGGAAAATGCACGCAAAGAAATGGCTTTTGTTCGTACTCTAATCGAGTCATTAGGAACTGCTTGGGTCGATGATCTTCACTGA